The following proteins are co-located in the Echinicola sp. 20G genome:
- a CDS encoding TolC family protein, whose product MNSKLIFHYILVFLMTIVPYISNAQYALSDTLDYDVFIHKVIEHHPLSQKAKLNDLKAEATIRSAKGNFDPVLESDFNQKLYSDKLYYRKSYSSLRFPTVAGFDLVAGYEKNSGTYLSSENQTGTDGLWNAGIELNVLQGLLMDEGRTALRQAKAYAAIAEQQRTLQTNDLYFSASEAYLYWANSHAALQIVQESIDLAENYFENTKTSFFNGEKTAIDTVEAYIMWQDRKNLLQSVLSSYTSTQKNLENYLWNEDGWYAIEQKVPTNLGNIVENDNSIVFSLDTLDEHPILQEAQFKLSALEADRRMKREKLLPKLKLKYMPLLTPDGEGFPGYNQNDYKWGFSFSFPLFLRGERGDLQLGKVKVQEQQLELENKTISLQNKILNSQQQINFLANQEAIQMENVEGYKKLLWAENEKFNFGESSVFLLNKRQEKYLEGQLKLVDLIMKRQLEQLKYRYYTNTLDIPEEQEL is encoded by the coding sequence ATGAATAGTAAATTAATATTCCACTACATCTTGGTTTTCCTGATGACTATTGTGCCTTATATAAGCAATGCACAATACGCGCTTTCGGATACCCTAGATTATGATGTATTCATTCATAAAGTAATCGAGCACCATCCTCTTTCACAAAAGGCCAAGTTGAATGACTTAAAAGCAGAGGCTACTATCCGCTCAGCCAAGGGTAACTTTGATCCAGTATTGGAGTCAGATTTCAACCAAAAACTGTATAGTGATAAGCTGTATTATCGCAAGTCCTATTCCTCCTTGCGGTTTCCTACCGTGGCAGGATTTGACTTGGTGGCAGGATATGAAAAAAACTCAGGAACCTATTTGAGTTCCGAAAATCAAACGGGAACTGATGGGCTTTGGAATGCTGGGATAGAGCTAAATGTACTCCAAGGACTTCTCATGGATGAAGGGCGAACTGCCTTGAGACAGGCCAAAGCCTATGCGGCGATTGCGGAACAGCAAAGAACACTTCAAACCAACGACCTTTATTTCAGTGCCAGTGAAGCTTACCTTTATTGGGCCAACAGCCACGCTGCCTTACAAATCGTTCAGGAGAGCATTGATTTGGCAGAAAACTATTTTGAGAATACTAAGACCTCCTTTTTTAACGGTGAAAAAACTGCCATTGATACCGTGGAGGCTTACATCATGTGGCAAGATCGAAAAAACTTACTTCAATCAGTGCTATCAAGTTACACAAGTACGCAGAAAAATCTGGAAAACTATTTATGGAACGAAGATGGCTGGTATGCTATCGAGCAAAAGGTGCCAACCAATTTAGGTAATATTGTAGAAAATGATAACAGCATAGTCTTTTCTCTTGACACCCTAGACGAACATCCCATTTTGCAAGAAGCCCAGTTTAAGCTTTCTGCATTGGAAGCGGACAGGCGGATGAAGCGGGAAAAGCTCCTGCCCAAACTAAAGCTAAAATATATGCCTTTGCTGACTCCTGATGGTGAAGGCTTTCCTGGATATAACCAAAATGACTATAAATGGGGCTTTTCATTCAGCTTTCCCCTGTTCCTCAGAGGAGAAAGAGGAGATCTTCAACTAGGAAAAGTGAAAGTTCAAGAGCAACAACTGGAATTGGAGAACAAGACCATTTCCTTACAAAACAAAATCCTCAACAGTCAGCAGCAAATTAATTTTCTCGCCAACCAAGAGGCCATACAAATGGAGAATGTAGAGGGCTATAAAAAGTTGCTTTGGGCAGAAAATGAAAAGTTCAATTTCGGTGAAAGCTCTGTATTTCTTTTGAATAAAAGGCAAGAAAAATACCTGGAAGGACAGTTAAAACTCGTTGACCTCATCATGAAAAGACAACTGGAACAACTTAAATACAGGTATTACACCAATACTTTGGATATTCCTGAAGAGCAGGAATTGTAG
- a CDS encoding HlyD family secretion protein, with protein sequence MLNISENSISKYVKQKDFKAFKVLEEFSYFKFSRRAVILFLLGLFVFLLLPWTQNIQTNGYVTTISPEQRPQSIQTVIAGRLEKWYVKEGDFVNKGDTVVFMSDAKSEYFDPALIERTQEQLDAKMGSSDSYEAKISAIQNQYAALQDGMQLKLRQLENKILQTTNKVQMDSIDLVAYQTNLKIAENQLARTQELHEKGLKSLTELQEKEMKVQEANAKVTVGRNKLLNTRNELLNLDLEMSSTEQDYRDKLAKAQSDIQSALSAKLGTAAEVSKLRNQISNYSQRQRLYYVTAPQSGYITKAIKKGVGEVIKEGTDIVSIMPQDYDLAVEVYVKPQDLPLIQQGDRVRLRFDGWPAIVISGWPEASTGVFTGKVFAMDRFISSNGYYRILVSPDPDDREWPDKLSMGTGVQTFMLLNNVPIWYEIWRQLNGFPPDYYSKEKRNPEPLKLKAPLKSVK encoded by the coding sequence ATGCTTAATATATCAGAAAATAGTATTTCAAAATACGTCAAGCAAAAGGACTTCAAGGCATTTAAGGTGTTAGAGGAATTCAGCTATTTTAAATTCTCAAGAAGAGCTGTTATCCTATTTCTTTTGGGCCTCTTTGTTTTCCTTTTATTGCCATGGACCCAAAATATCCAGACTAACGGTTATGTTACCACCATATCTCCTGAACAACGTCCACAGTCCATTCAGACTGTAATTGCGGGAAGGTTGGAAAAGTGGTATGTCAAAGAAGGCGATTTTGTCAATAAAGGTGATACGGTTGTCTTTATGTCTGATGCCAAAAGTGAATATTTTGATCCTGCCTTGATCGAAAGGACCCAAGAGCAGTTGGATGCTAAAATGGGAAGTTCAGATTCTTATGAAGCCAAAATCAGCGCCATTCAAAATCAATATGCAGCGCTGCAAGATGGAATGCAGCTTAAGTTAAGACAACTTGAGAATAAAATTCTTCAAACCACCAACAAAGTACAAATGGACAGTATCGATTTGGTGGCCTATCAAACCAACCTGAAGATTGCTGAAAACCAGCTGGCCAGAACGCAGGAACTTCACGAAAAAGGCTTGAAATCCCTTACTGAGCTTCAGGAGAAAGAAATGAAAGTCCAGGAGGCCAACGCCAAAGTGACGGTAGGACGGAACAAATTGCTTAATACCAGAAATGAATTATTGAACCTTGACCTTGAAATGTCCTCAACCGAACAGGATTATAGGGACAAGTTAGCCAAGGCACAATCTGACATTCAGTCAGCCTTGTCAGCAAAGCTTGGCACTGCTGCGGAAGTTTCCAAATTGCGGAATCAAATTTCAAACTACAGCCAAAGACAACGCTTATACTATGTCACAGCACCACAGTCTGGGTACATCACAAAAGCCATTAAGAAGGGAGTTGGTGAGGTCATCAAGGAAGGAACAGACATAGTCTCTATCATGCCTCAAGATTATGACTTAGCAGTGGAAGTATACGTTAAACCACAAGACCTACCATTAATCCAACAAGGTGACAGGGTTAGGTTACGCTTTGATGGATGGCCTGCAATTGTCATAAGTGGATGGCCTGAAGCTTCTACCGGTGTTTTCACTGGAAAGGTGTTTGCCATGGACAGATTTATCAGTAGTAATGGATATTATCGAATCCTTGTCAGCCCTGATCCTGATGACCGCGAATGGCCAGATAAATTAAGTATGGGCACCGGTGTGCAAACTTTTATGCTGCTGAACAATGTACCTATTTGGTATGAAATATGGAGACAGCTTAACGGCTTCCCTCCTGATTATTACAGCAAAGAAAAGAGAAACCCAGAGCCATTGAAATTAAAGGCTCCTTTAAAATCGGTTAAATAA